From the genome of Oryza glaberrima chromosome 1, OglaRS2, whole genome shotgun sequence:
AAGGCCATGTGCACATAAAGAGAACAGAAAGTAGAAAATGTCCGGTACAATATTTTAAATTCAGAAACAAATTCCAAGTGCTGATTTCAGATACAACCAATGATGTATTGATGTATATGCACAATCAAGAAGCCATATATGACACAAATAATGCAAGATATTATCCTTGCGACAGCCACAGGACAAGGTTGGAATGCAAATGCATTATGAAAAGATAACAAGGATTCAAACTTCACTTAAAAACTACAAACAAGACTTGCAACTGCACAAGTAATATATCGAGAAGCACGACAACATTATCAGCTACCACTCATTATCAGCTACCACTCATTATCACAGAATCCTACTAGTAACTACTGAAGCATCATCTTTGTACTATCTCTCCACACTGATCAACCCGTGGGAGCTACTACCTAATATTGACACAATAAAACCGTTTCATACAGGCTCATCACCGAGGATTGGCCATAGCTAACTGCACACATCTAAAACACAATCAAGCTGGCAATCACAAGAACACCAACCAGCACAAGCAATACCTTCAAGAACACATCAACATGCTGGCCCTGCGGTGCCTGGTGCGGGAAACCATGGCCCTGCCAGCCATGGAACGAATGTCCATACCCGTAAGGAAACCCAGCGGCAGGTCCATACGCCGCCGCCTGCGGGAACCCATGAACCTGGAAGCTCAGCAATGGGAAAAGCCCCCCAATGGCCGCCGAGAAAGTGTAGTTCCCCCAGCGACCGCCGGCCAcaggggcgccggcgccgcccatgAACCACGGGTCGTGGTGCGGCAAATGGTCGTGGTGATGATCAGGCTGGGgagccgtcgccggccgctgcccggccggccggctggggATCTGGACGCCGGCCACCGACCTGGAGCGGGGATCGGTGGAGGCCTTGCCGCGGCCGTAGAGGGGGACGAGCTTCTCCTCCTCGAGGCcggccttgcagacggggcactCGCGGGAGTGCGCGTGGACGTGGAGCCACTCGTAGAGGCACGGCCAGCAGAAGAGGTGGCCGCAGAGGGTGACGACGGGGTCCTGGGCTAGCTCCAGGCAGATGTTGCACTCGAAGCTGCCCGAGtccttggcgccgccgccgccatcgacggCGGTCGCCGACGACTCACCGACGCGGTTCTCCATGAGTCCGAGGTCCGATCTACAAAACGCGGGAACGTACCAACCAACTCATGAGCTCAAGCCATGAGAATAGGCGCTCGATCGATCGTCCACTAGTATCCCCAAATTTAGGAAATCTCTTTTCTACGCACGCAGCAAAATCTACCATGCCAGacgatttaattaattaattctcgGTTGCGTGAAACAACATCACTCTCTTTTTGTCTCTTCTACAAGCAATCCCGAACAGGTAGGATCGATTCGTTCAGAAAACACTCACCCGTAGATTGAGGAACAGCCACGCACCGTGTAAACGACGCGGATCTGGACCGGTCGATCAACAGCAAGCGACGACCGCGATCGAGCACAGCACAAGTCACCCTGTCGAAACGAGCCACTATTCACCCAAATCCACGCGGAGTACTCCGGAGATAGCGTCGACCAAGCGCCCGCGCGCGGTGCACTCGCcggccggcgcgcggcgagccggGGAGCAGACGCTGGCAGCTACCGGCGGCGAATCGGAGGAGGAAGGGTTGGGGATCGTGGGGGAACtcgagtggtggtggtggtggtggacgccTCGGTCTTCGAGTGGAGCGAGCCTTCGAGTGAAACACACAAACGCGtgcgcgtggcgtggcgtggatGCTGCGACTGCGACTGCGACGGTTGGGAAGCGGACGGCTACGAACCCGTCTCCGTTCTTCCTACTGCGAGGACGAAACAGACGGACGGACGGGCGTGGTCGTCCCGTCCCGCGTGGGAGCGTGTGAGCCCCTCGGCCCCTCGGGGCAATGGCAAGTGGCTTGATAAGTTGATAGCTGCCGTCCGATGTCCCGAAGCTTCGGCCAAAGAGCATTGATGAGATACGTGCCATTGCAGAAAAGGGAAGACGACTATGGCCGTGTTAGttccttttcaatttttttaattatacggTTACATATTTGAATTAtcaaacgtagactaataataaaataaattatagattccgcccgtaaactgcgagacgaatatattaagactaattaattcgttattagtaaatgtttactgtagcaccatattgtcaaatcatggtataattaggctcaaaagattcgtctcgcaatttacatgcaaactgtacaatttcATGTTCGTTTCCACTACAAGAagtggattaaattttggattttcgtggcacgtttttcaaacggctaaacggtgtgttttgtgcaaaaactttttatatgaaagttgttctaaaatatcagattaattcatttttcaagtttataacaattaaaactcaattaatcacacgttattaccatctcattttgcatgaaacacttaatcttcatcttcatcttcaggagattcaaacaccaccttaatgctctatgcatatgtgtagacatttgatgtgatggaatttttggaagtttgaatggaactaaacacaacctatttACGAGAAGAGTTTAGAAAGTATATGTTCCTTTCGATTTCATAATTCTGAATAGCCAACACTGTCCCTACTCCCTAAAGTTCTACTTCGGGCTCAGTTTAGTTATTGAGATTTCAAaaacaagtcctccaaattaatcatttgggttaatatagtccttagacCCACAAAATATGCCTTATTAGCATGCCAAGTCATTCTCGAATGCAACTATATAaatgaaatgaccattctacccttataaACCatatagaaagaaagaaaagaaaaaaatagaggaaaaaagaaaacaaccaaaatgaACAAGCAACCTGTTAGTTCAAGTCAGTCTCCGCACATGCTCTTACGTACTACCAGAAATACCATTACAATAATCCGTAAGAATCATTTTTACTTTCGAAAAGAACATGCCAATCGAAATAAAGGAGGATCGAAGTTGTTGATTCCGTCCGTCATCGGTCCATGCCCGACTTGAGATAAAACTGGATGACAAATCAAGCTCGTATTTGAAGGCCTCATTATTTGGCTTATGCTTATTCTTATAAGCTAAATTTAAactttagaacttaattttggattcattttttggttttttattgtACTTTATTTTACCATAATAGTTTTTAGTCACTAAGaacgtatatataaaatatttgcagacatatattattttatttagtaATAAATGATTCGGATAAGCACATGAATAAAACGAAACAATGGGTTGTGATTATTTATCCACCGACatatatgtacaaattaaattggCTTTACCGTTGCAACGCGCGTACATCTTTTCTAGTTATATTAGAAAATCAaggttaaatatatattttgtagactgtgtcattgtccaaaacatcaACAATTATATATGGAACCGGGCGGAATATGATTTTGTAAATCTACATGATTACGGACCCGTTTTAACATGCCGAAAGCAAATTAAGTGCGGGTACATAAAACAAAAGTTATTAGCATATAGGGAGTGAATTTTAAACTTTCGAGGGACGTCCGTCATTGATTGCAatgtcactcaaatagttatgaaaaaaagaagatgtattaacgtgtgatatatcactctataaacatgcaacttaaaattcaacttgtacatgtcgCAAAAAAATTGAttgtgaatatacgttaactagctataatttaatttgttttttttgttgtgatatgtagaagttgaatgtttgtgaagtgatatatcacatataatacatcttctcaatttttttcataaactatTTGAGTgtatgcaaacaacgaggggtCATACGAGGACCCCTCGTATGAATAATTGAGTCTTAGttatttcaaacttgaaaaatgaatttatatgATACTTTAAAGCCACTTCTATATGTAAAGTTTTGTTATGAAATACATTCTTTAGCAGTTTGCAAAAATCGTAATCATGTTTAAACGGGTCTAAGTGTTGTAATATGGAGTTTAGAGGTTGTCCAGATTTATCGTCTTAGATTATCTAATTCTTTTTTAGATTGGTTTATTCTGAGTCGAGAGGAGTTGTTGCTAGCTTAACTGTGAAGACCGAGATTTAGGCCTTGTTGGGAGCTTGTGTCAGCCTAAAAGCtacttctgctagaagctgccccaaacagtccacagcttctgagaatctgtagttacatatactgaaaaataaactaagaagtcagaagctggagaagccaggtttcagagctttttcagattctcagaagctagtTACCAAACAGAAGTTTCTTAAAATCATAAGCTCATCAGACCCTTAATGGAAATGTTCGGTTGATCTTCCAAGCGGGAAGTCCAGCACTCATTTTTCTGCTTCGTTCACGCGACGGTACGACGCCATTTGACAATTAGAAGGTGCAGTACATTGTCTTTGCCTTCTCTACATATGACCAGAcaaaatgaaaagaaacatacttTCTAGATTGGCAAATATTCATGTAGTATATGTCACGTAATTAATCTCAGACTAGTCTAGGTACAACGACAGCAAGACAAACGGCGGCCAATGGCTCAGAGGCGCATGTCGCCGACAGTGACGCCAATTGATTCATTGCTTCGGGTGAGGCATCAGCGAGCGTACATCGATCGATAGTGAACTTAGTGATGACTAAACGCTACAAATCGctgcacatatatatcaatcaTGGACAAATGCAGATTAATTGTCACGGACAATGACGAGCACTTGAAAAAAACGGCTCATATATTGTACCATGTCAGCtgaaaaatattcaaaataacCGTGGGCGGTACGCAGCGGCGAGAAATGTCTACCATGCGCGAAGAAAAATGGAGCAGATAAGATAGCTACGTGCTGTTCATTTTACGGAAGCAAAATAGTTTACCTTTGGTTGAGTGATTCATATCCTGCATACTATATTCAAAATTAAATAACCGTTTGTCCGTTTTCACCATAAAATCGTTTGTTCCATATCCGTCGCTTCCAGAATTATGGTTGCATAGTGTTAGtgtatggctgtgtttagatataaagtttggatccaaagttcagtccttttccatcacatcaacatgtcatacacatacaacttttcagtcacatcatctccaatttcaactaaaatccaaactttacacTGAACTAAAAGATAGCCTATTACTAGTAGTCAGTAGAGTACAAAGCTTCACGTcaatttttttgctttttttaaaaaacaagtcATCTCCAAGTCGTCACGCCATCACCGCAATGATCggctaaggtggtgtttggatctagggacttaATTTTAGTccatgtatttagacactaatttagagtattaaatatagactacttacaaaactaattatacaaatgaaagctaattcacgagacaattttttaagcctaattaatctataattagagaatgtttactgtagcatcacataggctaatcatggattaattagactcaatagattcgtctcacgaattagtctaagattatagatggtttttattaatagtctaagtttaatatttataattagtgtccaaacatccgatgtgatagtgacttaaaagttttagtcccaccTAAACATGGTATAAAGCTAGCATTTCGCGGAACGCGTCGTCTAAGGAAATCTATGACAGCCAATTGAATTCCTCGTAGTACATGTCCATGCTCATCTTATGCTCATGCATCACAGACAAGTGATAAATTGGCATTTTACTATTCGTACTTTGACCGATAATGACATACAGTAGTAAAATTGAGCAGCAAAGGTTAGTGTCCTTGTAACACTCTGCACCTGGTTTAGTGATATGTCTTCCAGATAACACCAGGAATATGAGTTAAGATAACAAAAACTCTGCCCTAGTCAGGAATATGATGATGTGGATATTGAGCGTAAGGCAGGGTCCATACCGAACATGCATAATTCTTCAAAAATTCACGGGAATTTCAATCGGTTTGTTGCTTACAGTATCACATATTGCAGAATTTGAATTAAGATTACTGAATTGTTAGTACAAGAGCATGCATGACGCCATTCCCCTGGACTCCTAGTTCCATTAGTACAAGGACTGGGCTTACGAGATACAGTAAGAAACTACAAGGACGGCGCTCACGACAAGCACTTGAATTAGTAGAATCCAAGAGCATGACACCGTTTCCCTTGTACCGTTAATACCGCTGCTTCAACTTGCTTCCTTTTTTCTTCCCTTCTAAAGTCAGCGAGTACTTTTCCGGTTGCAATGAACATGAACTTCtacatcacaattcacagcCTCCAAGCAGCTTCCAGCTAAGCAAGCAGCTACAGTAAACTTAAGTCGAAGGTGCTAGTGTCTAGTAGGCTACTTGCTGGCCGACTGTTATGCGGATAATAAATCGTATGATGTATCAGTATAAAAGGGTGAAAAGGGATATAGTCTATTGGTTATGGTGACCTGAATAACATCCTAATGTTTTGAGTTTAAATCTTCATATGAGTGAATTTTAGATTGATATATCCTAAAGTCTTTAGTTCAAATCTCCTTAGCAGTGAATTTCAGACTGAATTGTTTGCGGGACTAAGGCCGCATTTGTTTCTCTAGCTTGGGAACTCATTCCCTCCGGAaaaaaacggagcagtccattagcgcataattaattaaatatgagttttttttaaaaatgggtcaatatgatttttaagcaactttcatatataattttttttttaaaaaaacaccatttagcagtttgaaaagcgtatgCGCGGAACACGAGGGAAATGGTTGGGAACAAAGAGCAACGAACATAGCCTAAGTTACCAATTTGAATGACCTCGTATATCTGATTGGATGCGGATGCCAGACAAAAATCCccttatctaaaataaataaataaatttgtataaaaagTATTTATGGATAcattttatatacatatgttattAGTGTCAGTGTCAGGGCTATGGATACCATATACTTAAtaatagttgactaaatctcggcaggaccaaccacataccatgtcctatacggaaacaacctgcggatatatgAGGACTTCttgataaggaaagacaacctgagttctacatgaaaacgacaaggactactagaattgtatccatattggtttccttagttctacttggataagaggacacctatgggtataaatacaaggccccatAGGAAAAGAGGGGACGATCAACACCCGACACGATCAACACCcgagacaatcaacacccaccacaatctatGGAACAATCGATCAagacagaagccacaacatacaagccaacacacgctaagacaagacgccagatatcgacttcagagataggcacggctagtcccctacggtgtttCTAggtactgtcaggagagacgaaagtgctatctctgatctcgccgggcacgaacttaaggaggaaggctaccctgttgtcgactacgagtcagaccttcagaccgccacgtcgacaacagttagatacgctaccccaaatattgtactagtgtgattatggtgaataagagcaatactgGCTTCGACCAACAGGATGTaaggttattacctgacaattcaggggcccaaacctgtataaaaatcctcgtctccgtctcttttatcTCAGTCTCACGTATATcttagtaccaacgatccctataccatgcaaataccggaatcacgacatcaaacgtcgacaattaGTGATTAGAAGATAATGCTGAAAACTAATAAGAGGGCTTAGAGAATGCACAAAATGGATGAATCAACCAGCAATGGGGTGTACCGTGTACCGTCAGAAACCGTGGTTGCCGCCTTGCCGGCCGCCATATCGCCTTGCATCCGCTTGCCACTTGCCAATTCGCATGGGTGGCCGTCTGTGTGTGAGGCGTCCACATGGTTGTTTCCTGGCTCCCTGCCTGAGCATGTTTAAATGATGGTCATGATCTGACCTGACACGTGGGCTAATCCACGTCATCCACGTGCGCGGAAGATCAAACTAAAAATTgacactccctccctccctaaaCCAATATTACAAGCACTTTCAAACTTTGACATGGTTTCTAATATACCATTTTCACCAAATTATTTCCAATAAAAAGAGTCTCATgttataatagtttgtttaaaGATAAGACTATTAACACCATTTTCACGATATCAATATTTATGATCTTTTGTTGATCGTTAAAGTTAAAAAGTGTTTATATTTGTttaacggagagagtagaataTTCAATATATTGGTTACCAGATGGAACTTCACTTGTTGCCACGGAAATATAGGTTCATAGAAGAGAGAATTTAGAACATAGATTGATCAtttaaaaaacctaaaaattagTTGTTGTGGCATCATGGGAAAAGAGAAATAGTAAAGATAATGTAGAACATAAATTAATTCTCGGAGTGCTAGAAacaattaatataatataacttaaggagagaagagagatgacaATGATTTGTAAAGAAGAAATCACTAAACCTTACGCATAGTGTTAAAATGTCATAAACTAACGAAATGCTTTAACTTAGGAATAATAAAATGAGTGAACAACACTTTAAACCACCATTTATTatccaatttttattttggacaaCTAATCCTTTAACGTTTTTTTATCTTGAACTAGGAATTCTTAtaattttctcatttttattttggatcacCCAAACTCTCTTTGCAAGTACATCAATAGTCTCAAGGAGACGGTACGGTCGGTACCCTCATGCGGATGTTCTCTTCTACTTCATCCCCCCTAAAAAAAGCCAATCTAGGAGAAGATGTGACCCCTCCTAATACAATCCTAATTCGTTGTGCTAGGAGTGGTCACATCCTCTTCTagattagctttttttttttgacggaggaaCCTGTACATGAGGAAAAGTTGGATACTTGGATTGGATATACTAGCCagacaaaaatgaaaaaaaaatgtataaaatgTGATCTAAAATAAACTTTGGGTAATAAAACGTGGCAAACCATCTCATGCCGAAAACTAAAAACAGACACTGTTAAATCTCTCGAGCATCATGCTATCACAACGGTGTATAATTTTAAGCATTCGTCAGTGATATATCACAGGATAGCGCATGTACTGTGCTTCAAAGCCGAGTTGCTTCAAGCTAACTTCTAGAGAGTTTTGACTTCAGTTTTATGAGTTCCAGTTTACgctttgttccttttttttttcactgtacAAATACATATCCATTTACATTCATCACCGTTACATCAAGATGAAAATAGAGAGAAATTTCAGATTCTATGGACGTTCAAATGCTGATTATACTCCagccaaaaataataataaaaaaaagctgaTTATActctcgcaaaaaaaaaaaaactgattatACACTGGCAGTAGCAGTACATGTATTATACACTTCGCTTAGCGCGCGAAGGCCTCGGTCCCCACCTTAATGGCGCCAAAcccgccggcgcgcgccgctAGGCCGTCTGCCGAGGCGCCCCGCCTCATCGGCGGCGTGGCCTTCAGCGTGGTGTCCGCGACGAACTCGCACGGCGCGTCCTCGGCGATGGTCCCCATCGCCGCGCCCTTCTTCCTCGGCGCCgggacggcggccgccgccgcctcgaagGGCCCCTTCTTCCCCGCCGGCGCCTCGCGATAATGCCCAACCTTCTTggctgcccccg
Proteins encoded in this window:
- the LOC127760673 gene encoding uncharacterized protein LOC127760673 is translated as MENRVGESSATAVDGGGGAKDSGSFECNICLELAQDPVVTLCGHLFCWPCLYEWLHVHAHSRECPVCKAGLEEEKLVPLYGRGKASTDPRSRSVAGVQIPSRPAGQRPATAPQPDHHHDHLPHHDPWFMGGAGAPVAGGRWGNYTFSAAIGGLFPLLSFQVHGFPQAAAYGPAAGFPYGYGHSFHGWQGHGFPHQAPQGQHVDVFLKVLLVLVGVLVIASLIVF